The Synechococcus sp. HK05 region GCACCGGGTTTTGGTCGCGCCGGTGCTGCCGCGGCAGCTCCGGCCCCTGTTGATCGCCAGCGAGCGCAGCGGTGCTCTCCAGGGCGATGCGCATCCGCCGGGCCGCATGCAGGCTCATGTCACGCGGCACGCTGATGCGATCGCGCCAGTAGCGCAATCCAGCCGCCGTGCCCGCCGGAGGGGCCACGGCTGGGTCCGCGGGGGATCGCAGCAGATTGGTGAGCGCGCAGCGCAGGGCCTGATCCAGGGCCTGCGCCGCCGCAGCACCGCAGAGCAGGCCTTCGGGGTTCACCTCCAAGAGGCGCCGGCGGTGACGCAACATCCGGCCCAGGGCTTCCTGGGCTGCACCCACCGGTGCGGGTTGCCGCGTTTCCACCACCGCCGGATCGGCCGCAGGCCAGGGGCCCTGGTCGATCAACCGCGCCACGTGTTGCTGCTGGGCCCCGCCGCTGGCGAGGCAACAGCCCATTTGCGGTGGCAGGTCGTGGGCGTGGGTGTGGATGTCGCTCTGGGTGCCCAGGTAGGTGGAGCGCTGCTCCAGGGCCGCAAACCAGCGATCGATCGCCGGGTGCTGGCTACGCAGGCCATACCCCTTGTAGTAGGCAAGCGATGCATTCATCCGCTCGAGATAGGGCACGAAGATCACATCAGCCGTGCCGAAGTGCGGGCGGAAGAAGGGCCCATCCGTGGCCTGCAACGCCTCCTCCACCAGGCCTGCCATGCGGATGAAGTGCTGCTCTGCCGGAGCCGTGTGGGGGCCTTCGCCCTCGCAATAGCAAAGCCACTGGCACCAAGCGCGAAACAGCCGACGCTCCAGCTGACGCAGGGCAAACACATCCGGGTGCTGGAGCCCCTCCTCTCCCAGGGGCCCGAAGCTCTCCTCCAGGGCCTGGAGGATCAGATCGCTCTCGGTGATCAGGTGGCCGTCGAGCTCCAGGGCCGGCAGCATCCCGGTGGGCACCAGCTGCTTAAACCAGCGCTCCTTTTCGCCGTAGCAAAACATCGTGACCTTGCGGATCCGGTAAGGGATCCGCTTCTCCTCCAGCCACAGCCACACCTTCTGGCAGTAGGGGCACCAGGCGTGATGGTCGCGGTAGAGGGTGACGCGCACCTCCGCTTCCGGCCTGCCAAACAGGCGCAGACGCGCTTGGGCATTGGTGGGCCCCTCCACCCTCTGGCGCTGCAGCTCCGCTTCGCTGATCGGAGCCAACTGGTCTGCGAGTTGTTCCCAGCTGAGTGGTTCCATCGCCACAGCATGAACCAACTGGCTGCGGTGCTGTGAGCACCCAGGCGACGGATCCCCCACCTGCGCAGCATTGCCAGTGGCGCTCCCGCTGATCAGCCTGAGACCAGCAGAGCCGTGAGGCCGTGATTCCTCCCCAGAAACAGATGACCGGCATGCTCGGCCATCCGGTGGCCGAAAACCCGATCGATCGGATGTTCGATGCGGTGTATGCCTACTACGGCCTGCACTGGCAGTTCTGGAAAAACGACATCGCCTCCGAGCAGGACCTGGCCAAGGCGATCGCCGCTCTGGCCCCCCTCGGCTACCGCGGCGTGGGCATCACCGTCCCCTACAAAGTGGTCGTGATCCCGATGCTCGATGCCGTCGACGATGACGTGCGTGCGATCGGCGCCGCCAACTACATCACGATCGAGGGTGGCCGCCTGATCGGCCACAACAACGACGGCAAGGGCGTGGTGAAGGCGATCGAGAAGGTCGCTCCCTTGAAAGGCCGCAAGGTGGTGATGCTCGGCGCCGGGGGCGCCGGCCGCGCCATGGCGGTGGAACTCGCCTGGGCCGGCGCCGCTCAGCTGACGCTGATCACCCGCCGCGAAGCTCAGGGCCGCGAAGTGGCGGAGCTGGTGCAGCGGGCCAGCGGCGTGCCCTGCCACTGGCAGAGCTGGCAAGCGCCGCTGCAGGTTCCCGCCGGCACGGATCTGCTGATGAATGCCACCCACCTGGGCTGCGCCCCCGACCTCGAACCGGTACCCGTGGACTGGGCCAGCGTGGAGCCGGGCTGCATCGCCGTGGATGTAATCACCAACCCCCGCATCACACCCTTCCTCGCCGCCGCTCGCGCGCACGGCTGCCCCGTGGTGGATGGCGTGGAGATGCTGGTGCAACTGGCGATGCAGATCTTCGAGCGCTGGACGGGCGTCGTCCCCGAGGAAGCCGTGTTCCAGAAGGCCGTGGCGGACGCACTGGGGGAGTGAGGCCAAGAACAACCCAAACAAGCATTCGGCTATGCGTCAATCGTCATACTGTTACGCTTGAGTGGCAGCTGTTGGCGATGCGCCACCCTCCGGCATGAGTGAGCATTTCGACTTGGTGGTGATCGGTGCTGGCTCCGGCGGGCTGGCCGCCGCCAAGCGCGCCGCCAGCTATGGCGCCCGGGTGGCGATCGTGGAGGGGGATCGCGTGGGTGGCACCTGCGTGATCCGCGGCTGCGTGCCCAAGAAATTGATGGTGTACGGCTCGGCCATGCGCCATCACCTCCACGATGCCGCCAGCTACGGCTGGAGCATCGGCGAGACATCCCACAACAGCGCTGAGCTGCTGCAGCGGGTGCGCGCCGAGGTGGATCGGCTCAACCAACTGCACATCGGCTTCCTCGAGAAAGCGGGCGTGGAGCTGGTGCGCGGCTGGGGCCGTTTCGCCGATGCCAACACGGTGAGCGTGGTGGATCGAAGCGGGTCCGAACTGCAACGCCTGCGGGGCGATCGGATCCTGATCGCCGTGGGCGGCCGCCCCCACCGCCCCGAGATCCCTGGCGCCGAACTGGGCTGGGTGAGCGACGACATGTTTGAGCTTGAACGCCTACCGGAGCGGGTGGTGGTGGTGGGCGCCGGCTTCATCGCCTGCGAATTCGCCTGCATCCTTAATGGCCTCGGCGTGCAGGTGACCCAACTCGTGCGCGGCGATCACCTACTGCGGGGCTTCGACCTCGAAGCGAGCCGTGCCGTGCAGGAGGCGATGGAAGCCGATGGGATCGACATCCGCTTCACCCACAGCCCTGCCGCGATCGAAGGCACACCTGGGGATCTCACGGTGATCAGCCAGAGCGGCGAACGCCTGCCCTGCAACGGCGTGCTGCTGGCCACCGGCCGCCGGCCCTTCCTGCAGGGCCTGAACCTGGAGGCTGCCGGCGTTGCGATCGAGGGGCATCGCATCCCGGTGAGCGCCGAGCAGGCCACCAATGTCTCCCACATCTTCGCCGTGGGTGATGTGACGGATCGGGTGAACCTCACCCCCGTAGCCATCGATGAAGGCCGCGCCCTGGCCGACACGATCTGGGGCCGCAAACCGCGCCAGGTGGATCACGCACTGATCGCCAGCGCCGTGTTCTCCCAGCCGGAACTCTCCAGCGTGGGCCTCACCGAAGAAGCGGCGATCGAGCGCTACGGGGCCGATGGTGTGAAGGTGCACCGGGCCCGCTTCCGGCCGATGAGCCAGGCACTGCCGGCCCGCGACCCGAAGGTATTGCTCAAGCTCGTGGTGGAGCAGTCCAGCGGCAAGGTGGTGGGCTGTCACATGGTGGGTGAGCACGCCGCCGAGATCATTCAGA contains the following coding sequences:
- a CDS encoding glutathione S-transferase family protein, translating into MEPLSWEQLADQLAPISEAELQRQRVEGPTNAQARLRLFGRPEAEVRVTLYRDHHAWCPYCQKVWLWLEEKRIPYRIRKVTMFCYGEKERWFKQLVPTGMLPALELDGHLITESDLILQALEESFGPLGEEGLQHPDVFALRQLERRLFRAWCQWLCYCEGEGPHTAPAEQHFIRMAGLVEEALQATDGPFFRPHFGTADVIFVPYLERMNASLAYYKGYGLRSQHPAIDRWFAALEQRSTYLGTQSDIHTHAHDLPPQMGCCLASGGAQQQHVARLIDQGPWPAADPAVVETRQPAPVGAAQEALGRMLRHRRRLLEVNPEGLLCGAAAAQALDQALRCALTNLLRSPADPAVAPPAGTAAGLRYWRDRISVPRDMSLHAARRMRIALESTAALAGDQQGPELPRQHRRDQNPVPFVQAA
- a CDS encoding shikimate dehydrogenase — translated: MIPPQKQMTGMLGHPVAENPIDRMFDAVYAYYGLHWQFWKNDIASEQDLAKAIAALAPLGYRGVGITVPYKVVVIPMLDAVDDDVRAIGAANYITIEGGRLIGHNNDGKGVVKAIEKVAPLKGRKVVMLGAGGAGRAMAVELAWAGAAQLTLITRREAQGREVAELVQRASGVPCHWQSWQAPLQVPAGTDLLMNATHLGCAPDLEPVPVDWASVEPGCIAVDVITNPRITPFLAAARAHGCPVVDGVEMLVQLAMQIFERWTGVVPEEAVFQKAVADALGE
- the gorA gene encoding glutathione-disulfide reductase encodes the protein MSEHFDLVVIGAGSGGLAAAKRAASYGARVAIVEGDRVGGTCVIRGCVPKKLMVYGSAMRHHLHDAASYGWSIGETSHNSAELLQRVRAEVDRLNQLHIGFLEKAGVELVRGWGRFADANTVSVVDRSGSELQRLRGDRILIAVGGRPHRPEIPGAELGWVSDDMFELERLPERVVVVGAGFIACEFACILNGLGVQVTQLVRGDHLLRGFDLEASRAVQEAMEADGIDIRFTHSPAAIEGTPGDLTVISQSGERLPCNGVLLATGRRPFLQGLNLEAAGVAIEGHRIPVSAEQATNVSHIFAVGDVTDRVNLTPVAIDEGRALADTIWGRKPRQVDHALIASAVFSQPELSSVGLTEEAAIERYGADGVKVHRARFRPMSQALPARDPKVLLKLVVEQSSGKVVGCHMVGEHAAEIIQMAAIAIGMGATKADFDRTMALHPTVAEEFVTMPN